The genomic stretch TCCCCACTCGACTGCTGACAAGCTATGCATGCTGAGGCTACTGGAGTCTTCCTTTTGAGTTTcaagttttctcaactgtaaaatgggaatacttATCCCACTGTTGAACTATAAAACCATGCTAACAGACATCATGTCAGAGACAGAAACAGATGAAGCCGTGGTCCAGTGAGAGTTGGCATGCTGCCTCAGGATGAGGCTGCCACCGTTCCTCAGACCTGCTGCCTTTGCACTCAGTTCTCTTTACTTTGAAACGGGGAGGGTAAAGCTGAGATTTGCCATCTGAAGCTTAGGATACTATATGTTTTATTGGACTATGCCACTAATTTTCATGGAAATCAAGACCAGAcgtggggtggaggggtgggggtggggggaaatgaTGCCAAGACTGACGTGAACTTTTCCTCTGTATATTTTGTCTGGAGCAGGGATCCCTGGCCGCCTCCATTACCCGTGTCTTCCTGTATGGAACAAGAAGATAAGCAAGGAGTGTGTGAAGCCCAGGACCCAGAGGACAAATGGATGGGCTCCGATTTTGAGAACTCTGAGGACAGGGAAGGGGACCCAGAAGAAAGAGGAATGGGCTCTAATCTACAGGACACAGACAAGAGAGAGAACCACCTGGAGCAGATGGGCTCCAACCCACAGGATGAAGCTCTAAGAGGGGACTCAGAGGAGAGGGAAACAGTGCCAGACATCTGCACAGGTGAGGAGAAAGCTGGAATCTACACGGAAGCTGCCTGCTCACATTTACTTCTAGCTCAAATATTACAACAGGGGCTACATTTGTTGTGGAGGCATGCTCTAGATGATTCTTTACGGCTTTAGTCCTGCTATTGTTAGGTCTGAGGAAGATCCTTTTCTTCAATCCAGTTTCAGGTGGGCTGTGCTGGTGAGCATGGGTGAACAGGGTAACTCACTGGGGTAGCAATTTGCAGTATACAGAATACTGCTATAGAATTGTCACCTATAATGACACTCTGCGGTGGGGAATACAGGTAGTATTAGAacctacttcataggattgttgggAGAGTTTAAAGAGTTACTGCATACAAAGACTTAACATAGCATAGTGCTAGGCAATGCTGTGTTTAGTTACAGTCATCACCCCTGTTTATGGATTGGTAAACTCTGGGGGAAGTGACCTGCCCAGGTTCATATGGCCCAAACTGCCAAGGACTCTGTAAATCCTTGTTGTTCCTCACCTGGAAGAGTTGATACTGGGCTTCCATCCACCTCCTTGGTTCAGCCTCTGGGCATTTGTTGCTTTATCCTGCTCTGTGCATCCCTTGGGGACAGAAATGAGCTGAAATACTTTATTGCCAGGACTAGAAGGTTACATTCCTTCCCCTGTGACACAGCCTCAGACTCCCAGCTGCCTCCCCTCCTCAGTACCCATGAGCCCATGGTCTTTCGCATCTCAGTGGTGTCCTTGAGTGCCCCCTGATTGGGACTAAGCAGTGAGAGGCCCATAAATGTATGTTCTGGACTAGCCTCCAACCCAGGTTCACCAGCTCTGGGCCACATCTCACTCCTCCCTTTTCCCTACCATAACACTCCCCGTCATACATAGCGTCAAGTATGTAAGCTGGGGGTGAGTTCAGCTTGTTTTTCTAACTTAAGCTGTTCCAGaccaatcatattttaaaaatcagtccaGGGCCTGGTTATGTCAGGTGATCTTTTCCTGTAGTTGGGCCAGAATGgacttgtcttttttcttttttcttttttttctttagtgcaattttattgagatgtattcacataccatataatccagtgGCTCCCAGCATCACCATGTAGTTGTGCCTTCATTATCACTgattatttctgaacatttttagtactccaggaagcaaaaaaaaaaaaaaaaaaggaaaaagaaaacccaaaacattccgTACCTGTTATTCCCCCTCCCCATCATTGATCCCTCCTACATTGGTgcagtacatttgtcactgttgatgaaagattaaGATATTGCCGTTAACTATCGTCCGTAGTTTGCAGTGGGTGTGTTTctccccccatataccactctattattgacTCTTTGTAATAGTTTTGTATGTTCGTTCAgttcatggaggaaattttttatatttgtactattaatcacagtcattgtctaccacaagatttactgagttacACACTCCCATGTTTTAAACTCTGGCTTTCCAGAGGTTTCCAGACTCTAAACTGCCCCTATTAATCACACACAGTTCAGCACAATAATGCgttaccatcacctctctccatttccactcatttaaattcaacctagttaaaaattctgcacatcttaagcatctgctccccattctctagcctcattctatctcctggtaacctatattctagattctatgtcaTGAGTTTACATTTAGACTTGTCTTTTGAGGCTAGCGCTCTTGGAATGAGCAAACCTCTTCTCCTGATATCCTTCCTAGTCCCACTGGCTGACTTTGCCACCTTACAGACCTGCCGACACTCAGGCCTTCAGAGAGCACTGCTGAGGACAGCCTAGGGTGCAGTGGGTGGGTTCCGAGGCAGCTGCCCCCAAAACTGCTGTGCAAAGGGGGCCAATAAGGGCGTCTCCTCATGTTGCAGAACTGCTCTCATTTATGCCTTCCCAGGAGGAGCCAGGTGAGAGGAAGACTGGAATCGGCGGGGACCTTGGAGAGGGTTTGAGAATGCCAAGGGGAGGGGGTTACTCCTTGGCtcacacttttttaaaattaagatttagtcatataccatacaatcatccaaaatatagaatcaactgatcacattaccatcatatagctgttcaTCCATCACCCGGATCCATTTTTTGAAaaagtgataagaataaaaaaaaaatagtgaaaaaggaacacccaaatcatccttctCCCCGCCCTatctttcctttagttttttgtccccatttttccattcatccatccacataCTGGGCAAAGGGAGGGTGACCCACAAGGCCTTCAAAATCACAccgtcacctcttgtaagctacattgttactcaatcgtcttcaagagccaaggccactgggttgcagtttgatagtttcaggtatttacttctagctattccaacacaccaaaacctgaaaagtattatctatataatgcctaagaatgtccaccagagtgacctctcaactccatttgaaatctctcagccactgaagttttattttgtttcatttcgcatcccccttttggtcaagaagatgccctcaatcccacgatgccgggccctgattcatccccgggagtcatatcctgcgttgccagggagatctacacccctgggaattaggtcccacgtaggggggagggcagcgagaccACCCGCCAAGGTCGCTTAGAGAGGGAGTGGCCCACACTCTTACAGAGATTTGCTTCCTCTGGGTTTATTCACCTTTTGAGAGCCAAGGATAGTTACCCCCACTACCGCCTTTTCTGTTGCAGATGGGCTGCTGAGTGAGGACGAAAGGGTCGTTCTCCGTGAGGAAGAGGATGGCCAACCTGGCGTAACTGAAATGGCGATGTTCCCAGGACTGTCTGAGTCCGACAGCATATCCCGAAGCCccgaagaggaggaggagagtgcTGGGGAGAAccggctggaggaggaggaggagcagccgCCCCCGCCCGTGCTTCCCTGGAGGCGGCACCTCTCCTTGGGGACTCGGCACCGGGGCGATAAGCCTGCCCACCGCCGCTTCCGCAGGCTCCACCATCCCATGGCCGTGGATCTCGGGGAACTCGACAGCCTGATGGCCAGCATCATGGACGCGCCCACCATCTGCCCGGACTGCGGGGAGAGCTTCAGCCCCAGCACCGCCTTCCTGCAGCACCAGCGCATTCACCGCCTCGCGGAGGCCGCCGCCGTGGCCGGGTTGGAGCCCTTCGGCTTCGCGGGCGAGTGCGGCGCGGTGGTGGGGATGATGGGAGTGGGCGTGCCGGGGGGCTTCGGGCCGGGCCCTGCACTGGGCCGGCCCCCGCGCGAGAAGCCCTTCCGCTGCGGCGAGTGCGGCAAGGGTTTCAGCCGCAACACGTACCTGACCAACCACCTGCGCTTGCACACGGGCGAGCGGCCCAACCTGTGCGCTGACTGCGGCAAGAGCTTCAGCTGGCGCGCCGACCTGCTCAAGCATCGGCGCCTGCACACCGGCGAGAAGCCCTATCCGTGTCCGGAGTGCGGCGAGGCCTTCAGCCTCAGCTCACACCTGCTGAGCCACCGGCGAGCGCATGCGGCCGCCAGCGGCGCGGGGGTGGC from Choloepus didactylus isolate mChoDid1 chromosome 2, mChoDid1.pri, whole genome shotgun sequence encodes the following:
- the ZNF697 gene encoding zinc finger protein 697, with amino-acid sequence MEQEDKQGVCEAQDPEDKWMGSDFENSEDREGDPEERGMGSNLQDTDKRENHLEQMGSNPQDEALRGDSEERETVPDICTDGLLSEDERVVLREEEDGQPGVTEMAMFPGLSESDSISRSPEEEEESAGENRLEEEEEQPPPPVLPWRRHLSLGTRHRGDKPAHRRFRRLHHPMAVDLGELDSLMASIMDAPTICPDCGESFSPSTAFLQHQRIHRLAEAAAVAGLEPFGFAGECGAVVGMMGVGVPGGFGPGPALGRPPREKPFRCGECGKGFSRNTYLTNHLRLHTGERPNLCADCGKSFSWRADLLKHRRLHTGEKPYPCPECGEAFSLSSHLLSHRRAHAAASGAGVAALRPFACGECGKGFVRRSHLANHQRIHTGEKPHGCAECGKRFSWRSDLVKHQRVHTGEKPYMCSECGETFSVSSHLFTHKRTHSGERPYVCRECGKGFGRNSHLVNHLRVHTGEKPFRCGQCEKRFSDFSTLTQHQRTHTGEKPYTCIECGKSFIQSSHLIRHRRIHTGNKPHKCAGCGKGFRYKTHLAQHQKLHLC